The sequence below is a genomic window from Candidatus Sungiibacteriota bacterium.
AAACGCCGCTATCCCATTAGTGGCCGAAGTATCTTTGTCCTTAAAACAACCAAGTCGCGTACCGCCTGACCCAATGATCCCAGTTTTATTTTGTATTTGTCTTTTGTACACTTAAAAGCGATCGCTTTTAAGTGTACAAGTGTCTAATTGAATTATATTAACTGAAATATCTTTTTAAGATGTAGTTCATTGTCTAGTGCCTCAACGACCAGCTGCCTTACATATGGGCGTACGTGATAGAGTTCTATTATAAAATCAACCTCGTCACTACAGGGGTAAGGATGAATAAAGACACTCTTCTGAAGTTTATAGAAACCAAGCCTGCATAGTTGGTAACGCAATGAGCTACGCACTCCTTTACGGCTTTCCGGTATATCAAAAATAACCACCCTCCATTTTTTGTCCCAAGAATTCGGCTTAGGAATTTCCATCTCACCCAGCTTAAAAGTTAGAGCTCGTCTCTTTCCGTTTTCAGAAAGTGTTAGGGTAGTAGAGCCATCTTTGTTAGCCGTAGCTTGTACCAGTCGAGAATAATATAGTTTTTGAATTGCTCGTTTTAATGCGTGTTTATCTATTTCTTTCCACTCGCGTCCTATCATTTTTAAAATCTTAAAATATCGGTTAGGAGAACCGGAAAGTCCTAGAGCAAGTCCACCCAATAATAGCAATAGTACTTTTTGCTGAATTGTGCCTAAACCCCGCGACATTTTTATTTACTTTTAAGTTTGTACACTTAAAAGCGATCGCTTTTAAGTGTGTAATGTGTAGAGCGTACCGAGAAAGATTGTTAAATCCCTTCTTTGCGTAGTTCTTGGAGTATATCTTTTAGGCGCTTGTTAATTTTCTTTGGAATTTCAACTTTAATTTCAATCAATAGATCCCCGCGACCGTAACCGGAAGATAGATACGCTCCCTTGCCGCGAATTTTAAGAATGTCTCCGGGCTGCGTGCCTTCCGGAATTTTCAGGCGTATAGCGCCATCAATAGTTTCAACTTCGGCCATATCCCCTAGTATTGCTTGAGAAAGTTTTATCGGAAGCTGCATTATAATATCATCACCCTGACGACGAAATATTTTATGCGGCTCAATGTTGATTTTAATATAAAGGTCACCCGGAATTCCTCCGGTCGCCGACGCCTCTCCCTTGCCAGTAATTTTTAGAATTTCTCCTTCCCGCACTCCTTTGGGAATAAATACTTCGAGACGTTCAATGGTTTGTTCCACTCCCCTGCCGCGACACTCGCTGCAAGTTGTTTCCGGGCGCTTGCCCGATCCATTGCATTCTGGACAAGTACTTACTTGGGTGAAAGATCCAAGGAATGTGCGTTGAGTTTTTTGAATATTGCCTTTCCCGAGACAGGCGGGACAGGATTTTAATTTGGCTCCGGGTTCTCCTCCGGAACCTTGACATCGTTTGCAACGCGAAAGTTTGGAGAGTTCAAGCTCCCGCTTGGCACCCATGATTGATTCTTCAAATGAGATGCGTTCCTCAACCTTAATATCTCGTCCCCTTCGTTCGCCGGTTCTGCGTTTTGTACCAACTGAGCCCATGCCAAAAAAGTCTTCAAAAACATCGGAAAAATCAAAGTCGGCAAAACCGCCCGCCCCCCCTTCACCAAAATCAAAACGAAAACCGCCGGGCCATTCCCCGCCAGAGGCGGGTCCGCCTCGGGCGGAAAATCCGAACCCTCCCTGCTGCCCCCCTGTAAATACTTGCCCAAACTGGTCGTACTGCGTACGCTTTTGGTCGTCAGAGAGCACCTGATAGGCCTCATTTAGTTCTTTGAAACGGGCTTCGTCTCCCCCCTTATCAGGATGGTATTTATGGGCAAGCTCGCGGTACTTCTTTTTTATTTCGTCTTTTGTGGCGTTGCGTGCAACACCTAAGACTTTATAGTAGTCTTTGGGCATCATTTTTATCCCTCAAAATATATCAACATATATTGTTGAGGTTGTCGCGCCGGGCATAGAAACCTTAGAGAGTAAGCCGTTCTATAGCAACCTCTTGTTTTTCACTCTTTAGTATTTTACCAATGATCATAAGTTTTAACAATATCCAGGCGGCAAGCAGCGCTATGAAGTAAAGCGGCAGAGTGAGGGCTTTAAAAGCAAAAAAGAAAGTCAAAGTAGAGAGCGCGGGCAGATAGTAGCTCGCCGGGCCCAAGAGGCCCTGGATGCGCTCGCGCGCTGTTGACTGCAAGACATCAATTATTTTTTCGTCACCCTGAAGTTTGATTTTATATTGCGCAGCAAAAGTTTCTCGTTCTTTGGTTACGGCTTGTCTTAAAACTTCCGGGGTTATACGCGAAAAAGAAAGGCCTTGCTCTTCCAGCCCTTTTTTGACTAATTCCGTCAGAACTTCGTCAACCGTGGCCTCGGCCCTAAGAGGAATTCCGGTAATAGATTTCAATGATCCTGCAAGCAGTTTTACCGTAAATTCCAAAGCGGGCTTGGGCAGAAAAGAAGCCAGGGCCCTTTCTTCATTAAGATTTGAAAAATAATAAGTAGAAACTATAAGAGACGCAAGCGTAAAATATATGGGAATGCCGGAGCGGATTATTTTGGAAAGGCTAAAACCAAGAGACAGCGCAAACTCTTTTTGTGTGCGCCTGATGGCAATGACCATAAGAAAAAGGGCTAAGACCAACACCGCTAGTACTCCGCCAGTCGCCCTGACAAAAAAGAATGGGGCTAGAGTTGCTACGGTTGCTCCTGTATAAAGTAGCCGCGAATTTTTTATAAATATTGCTGAAAGGCCAAAAATCGCGGCTGTTAAGACAAGAAAGAAAAGTGGGGTAACTTGGGCTGATGTAACTTTAAAGTCTTTCTCCACAAAATCTGCGATAGCAAAACTCCAATACCAAAAAGTGACGATGCTCAAGACCGCCAGAACTGCAGCCAGGGTCAACTCTTTAGGATTGATTGTTTTCATTACCCTCCTTTTCTTCGTAATCGGCTTCTTTTACGTTGTTACTGTCAGTTTTTTGATCAGTTTGTTTATATAATGTCTCGCCGATTTTCTGGAGCGAAGATGAAAGTTCTTGCGAATAGCGTTTAATGGCGTCTAAGTTATCGTTATCTTTAACCTCCCTGAGAGTCTTAATTTTGGCTTCAAGATCTTCTTTTGTATCCTTGGATATTTTATCTCCTGCGTCGCGCAAGGACTTCTCGGAGGTATAGATAAGAGTGTCAGCGGTGTTGCGGGCATCAACAAGTTCTCGTTTTTGTTTATCCTCTTCGGCATGGAGTTCCGCGTCCTTTTTCATTTTTTCAATGTCTTCTTTAGAAAGGGTGGCTGACGCTTCTATGCGGACCGATTGTTCTTTGCCGGTGGCTTTATCTTTGGCGCGGACCGAAAGAACTCCATTGGCATCAATATCAAAAGTAACTTCAACTTGAGGCAGGCCGCGGGGCGAAGGCGGGATGCCGTCCAAAATAAAGCGGGCTAGGGTTTTGTTATCATGCGCCATCTCGCGTTCTCCTTGAAGCACGTGAATTTCCACCGAAGTTTGATTATCGGCAGCGGTTGAGAAAATTTGGGATTTGGCCGTAGGGACAGTGGTATTCTTTTCAATAATTTTAGTCATTACTCCTCCCAAGGTCTCAATACCAAGAGAGAGCGGCGTAACATCAAGGAGCAGGACATCTTTTACTTCTCCCTGCATAATGCCGGCCTGCACCGCAGCGCCGAGGGCCACAACCTCGTCCGGGTTGATGGTGCGATTGGGGTCTTTGCCAAAAAGTTTTTTCACCGCTTCAATAATGGCGGGCATGCGGGTCTGCCCCCCAACCAGAATTATCTCATCAATATCGTTTAATTTGAACTTGGAATCAGCTACCACTTGTTTGGTTATTTGCATGGAGCGGTCAATCATATCCTGTACCAGTTCTTCAAGTTTGGCGCGGGTAAATTTCATAACCAAATGTTTTGGTCCGGACTCATCAGAAGTAATAAAGGGAAGATTCAATTCGCTCTCCGGGGTTGTGGAGAGTTCGTGTTTGGACTTCTCGGCCGCTTCTTTAAGACGTTGCAGCGCCAATGTGTCTTTGGATAAATCAATTCCCTGCTCTTTTTTAAATTCGCTTACAATCCATTTAATAATTTTTTGGTCAAAATCGTCTCCTCCAAGATGCGTATCTCCCCCGACGGCCTTTACTTCAATCGTATCTTCGGTGACTTCCAGCACGGAGAGATCAAAAGTGCCGCCCCCAAAATCATAAACAACTATCTGCTCATTTTTCTTTTTATTGAAGCCGTATGCTAAGGCCGCGGCCGTGGGTTCGTTCAAAATCCGGCGCACTTTAAATCCTGCTATCTCGCCCGCGGCTTGTGTTGCTTTTCTTTGAGAGTCATCAAAATAAGCCGGTACGGTAATGACCGCTTCGGTGATTTTTTCTCCCAGTTTTTCCTCCGCGTCCTGTTTTAATTTTTGTAAAACCATGGCCGAAATTTCTTCCGGGCGATGCCATTTTTCAGCCATTTTTATTTCCACTCCGCTGTTGGCCGACTCTTTTAACTCATAGGGCAGCCAATCTTTATCTCGCTTGACTTCAGAGTCGGTAAATTTGCGGCCAATGAGCCGTTTTATGGAAAAAAGCGTATTCTTGGGATTGGTAACGGCCTGTCTTTTAGCCAGCAGCCCAACTAAGCGATCTCCGGATTTGGAAATCGCCACTATGGAAGGGGTCGTACGATTTCCTTCCTTATTTTCAATTATTTTTGGCTCCCCACCTTCTATCACAGCCATAGCGGAATTTGTGGTGCCAAGATCAATACCTAAGATTTTGGGCATAATAGTTTTAAGTTATAAGTTATAGTTTTTATTTTTTTGTTTAAGTTGATAGTCGCGTTTTTGAAAGACGGACTCGTGCGGGACGAAGTACTCGCTCGCGGAGAAGATATCCTTTTTGAACCTCTTCCGCAATTTTACCCGGAGGAATACCCGACTCCAACTCTCCTATACTTTCATGTTCTGCCGGGTTAAAATCGTCCCCGATTTTCATATCCATTGTATCAAGTCCGCGCTTTTTTAAAACATCCAGCAGCTGCGAACGTATTAAAAGTATTCCTTTTTCTGTTTCTGGCGGCAAACCGTGCGACATAGCAAGATCAAAACTATCCAGTACCGGCAGTATTTCTTGGATAAGCCCCGCCGTGACAAAGTGCGCCATATCTTCAAAACGTTTACCCTCCTCTTTGCGGTAATTGATATAGTCGGCTTTAGCGCGCTGCCAGCCCTCCAGATATTCTTTTTTTTCTGCCTCACATTTTTTAAGTTCCGCCTTGATTTTTTTGAGTTTTTGTTGAAGTTCTGGGGTTTCACCCTCCTCATCCGGTATCAACTCTAACTCCTCGTTATTTTTTTCGTCCATGGCTTTTAAGATATTTAATCAACGACTTGTGTTTTGGGTAATTGGTGCGTGTGGGACCTATCATGGTTAAAAAACCACTGAAGCCTCGCGGATGATGCCAGGAAGATAACAACATTGCGCAGGAGCGAGCTTCTACCATAGGATTTTCGGAGCCTATAAAGATAGTTTCGGGAAAGTCAATCTCGTCACCAATAAACGCGGTAACTTCTTCCTCCACGGAATCTACAAGATAGCTGAATTTTTGCATCGTCTCCCGAGCCTGAAATTCTGGCTCTTCCAGAACCTCGGCAAAGCCGCTTTTAGAAAAAATGTGTTCTTCCGGGAGGCCGCCTACTGCAAATATGCCAGAAATTTGAGCGATGGCCCTCGTAACTTCCTGTAAAAATTCTCCTTGTTCGTTTATGGCAAAAACTTCGTCAACCCACTGACGCTCTTTTCTCTCCAATTCGTAATCCTGAAGCAAATTATCTACAAAAAAACGGTAGCCTTTATCAGTAGGAACTCTTCCGGCCGATATGTGGGGCTGTTCCAAATAGCCCAAGTCATCCAAACGCATCATTTCATTTCTTATGGTGGCGGGGCTGGCTTTATGCTTTAGTTCATGCGTAAGTTCCCGTGAAGCAACTGGTCGCGCGGTTCTCAAATGTTCAAGAATCGTTGCTTCCAGTATGGTTTTTTGACGCTCTTTTAACATTATAAGCTACAGTATAGTCCCTCTTAGCACTCTGTCAAGTAGAGTGCTAAATGGTTGACAAAATACTCTAAGATGGAGTATAATTTACTCTGGGGTTATGGTCCACGGGAGGATGCCAGCAATGAGACGGCTCCTTAGTATGCTGCTCTTGGTTGGAATAATCCTAAGTAATTCATTCCCGAACAGCGTTTATGCAACAGAGGGGTCTTGGGTCCTGGTTGAAGTTACGCGTGGTATCCGTCACTTAGTAGCGGCGGTGGAGCCGCTGCAAATACAGCAGAAGCAGTATTGGCTGTGTGATGGTTCTGTGGGAGAAATCGCCTACTCAATAGCCATTGACAGGCCCTATGGAGAAACGTCGTCATATATCTACATTTCCACTACAATACTTAAACAAAAAGAGAGGTTGTTAGCGTCGGGCGTTCTGTTATCCTTAGATCTACCCAACAGCATGTTCATTGACGTGGGAGAAGGCCCCTTTACTTATATTAGAGTAACTGTTTATCAAACCAAAACACAGCTTCAGGGCGCTATTGAAAGGCTTAAGACAATCGTCTTCAAGGACGTTGAGTCCCTTAGCTGTCAAAGTCGCAATTGGTAACTAAAGACTAAAAAAAGACAGGCGCAACCCAAATGAGTGCGCCTTTTTTTATAGCCCGAACCGTGCAAAAATATCATCAACATGGCGTAGTTTGCTTTTAAGATCAAAGATTTTTTGTAATTCTCCAGTTTTTAATTCTGAAGGTATTCTCTCGTCTCCAAGAAGTACGGAAAGATAAGATTGGCCCTCGGTAACGGCCCTAAGAGCATCTTGTTGGCTTATGAGGTAGGCCGTCTCTGAGTTAAACCCAAAAGTTAGAAGCAAATCTCTAACCTCTGGTGAAAAAATTATTCCTTGAGTCAGGAGAAGGTTATTTGTGATTTTTTCTTGATTGACTTCAAGATCGGTAACTATTTCTTCCAGGGTCTTTAGCATATAATGTACTAGTTGAAAGGCATCGGGCACGATGATTCTTTCTACGCTGGAATGGCTAATATCCCGTTCCCCCCAAGTCTTTATATGTTCCAGCATAATACCGGCATATCCGCGCACAACCGAGCTTAAACCGTCGAGCTGTTCCGAACGGATAGAGGCATTTCTTTTATGGGGCATACGCGATGAACCCTTTTGACCTTTTTGAAATACTTCTCGGAATTCCCCCACTTCGGTCTGGGCTAAAAGCCGGATATTCAAGAAAATATTCTCTAAGACCCCCGCCAAACTCGCTAAAGCGTTGAGTACATGGGCATGTCGATCACGCAATATAATTTGTCTGGAGGTCCTCGCAGGAAAAAGATGGAGCAACCGTAAGGTCTGCCATTCCAATTCCGGAGCTAATCCACTGCCATAGATCCCTACGGCCCCCGAAATTTTGGTATAAGCCATTTCATCGTAGGCCAGATGCAGAAACTTTTTCTGACGTATAAGATCATCGTACCAGCAAAGAAACTTAAGCCCAACCGTAATTGGTTCTGCGTGCTGGCCATGGGTTCTACCTATCATTGGGACAGCTTTATATAGGCGAGCTTTTTTTTCTAAAGCTTGGGCAACCTTTTCTATACCCTCAAATATGATTTCAAACCCTCTGCGTACCAGGAGAGCCCTTGCCGAATCTTCTATATCATAACTGGTTAGGCCGTAGTGGAAATATTTTTGCAGTTCTTCTTCAAGGTGTTCAGAAACCGACTCTACAAACGCGATCAAGTCATGGCTGGTTCTTTTTTCGTACTCCTCTATTTTCCAAAGGGAAAAGACAGCTTGTTGTTTAATCCTTTTAAAGGTTCCGTCGGGGATGAGTTTGAGTTTCTCGCGCGCCTCAATTACTGCCAACTCAACAGTTAACCAAGCGGTAAACTTATTTTGATCAGACCAAAGTGCAGTCATGGTGGGGATAGAATAGCGCGGAACCACCCTCGCCCCCTTATCCACAACTAGACTTGGTGATTATAGAGTATATAATTAAAAAGACAATAAGCGTAAAAATAACAGACTGTTATGCTAAGAGAGCAAAAAATTAAAAATATCACGTGGGTTTCGGTGGTCCGGCCAATGGCAGAAGATATTAATGAACTGCGGTCGCGTTTTCCTCAAATCCACCCATTGGTTTTAGAAGAGCTGGAAACACTAACCATCAGACCGCGGGTGGAAAACTACGATCACCATATTTACATGGTATTGCATTTCCCCAGCTTTATTGAGGAGCATAAAAAAACAGTCTCCTACGAGGTGGACTTTATTTTGATGGCTGATACCTTGATCACCGTACAGTATGATGATATCCCAACCCTGGAAGGTTTTTGGCACGAATGTGAAGAGGAAAAAAATGCCGGGGATCAATACGGCAAAAGCCCCATACACCTTCTCTATTATCTACTGCGGCAGTTTTTTGCCTTTTCCCTGCGGGAGCTTGATCAAATACAGGCGCACATTGACTCTATGGAAGAAAAAGTGTTTGCCGACAGGGAGAAAGAAATCTTGGAGGACATATCTATTCTTAAAAGAAACGTTCTTGATTTCAGGCGGGCCGTAAAGCCTCAACATTTAACCTTGGAGTCTCTGGTATTGCAAGGGACGCAACTTTATGGAGAAAAGGTAAAACCCTTCCTCACAGATTTAGTCGGAGAATATCTGAAGGTGTGGAATCTTTTGGAAAACCACAAAGAAACATTGGATGCGCTTTACGATACCAATAATTCTCTACTTGCCTCCAAAACCAATGAAATTATGCGGGTTTTCACTATCCTCGCTTTTATCAGTTTTATTCCGACAGCGATTGCCAATATCTACGGAATGAATATTGTGAGAATACCCCTCTCGGATCAGCCTAATGCTTTTTGGAATATCTTGGGTCTGATGATTTTGACCACCGGTGCGGTATATGCCGTACTTAGATGGCGTAAGTTGGTTTGAGTTGAGCTCATATGTAAACAAATGATAAAGCTTTATAATACGCTCACCCGCAAAAAAGAACTTTTCCGCCCACTCCGCAAAGAGTGGGTTGGTTTATATACTTGTGGGCCTACGGTGTATAATTTTGCGCATATTGGCAATCTGCGGACTTATATTTTTGAGGACGTACTGCGTCGCACTATAGAATATGCCGGCTATAAAGTTCGCCATGTTATGAATATTACGGATGTGGACGATAAAATTATTCGCGATGCCAAAAAAGCAAAAAAAACTATTTTTGAGTTTGTGAAACCATATGAGAAAGCATTTTTTGAGGATCTCAAAAAACTTAATATTGAAAAAGCGTGGAAATACCCAAAAGCAACCAAGCATATAACCGAAATGGTGCGACTGATAGCCTCTCTTCTCAAAAAGAAACTTGCTTATCAGGTTGATGGGTCAATTTATTTTGATATCTCCAAATTTAAGACCTATGGTCGCCTGTCCCGTCTGTCACACCGCGAGTTAAAGGCCGGAGCGCGGGTGGATAGTGATGAATATACCAAGCACGACGTGCAGGATTTTGTGCTTTGGAAAGAAAAAAAGGCGGGAGAGCCGTCGTGGAAGGCAGTTTTTAGCGCGGGCGGACCCGCCTTCGCTAAAGCTACGGCGGGCAGGCCGGGTTGGCATTTGGAGTGTTCGGCAATGTCTATGAAATATCTCGGCCCCACTTTTGACATTCATGCCGGCGGCGTGGATTTGATATTTCCGCACCATGAAAACGAAATTGCCCAATCTGAAGGCGCAACCGGAAAAAAATTTGTAAGATTTTTTGTTGAGGGCGAACACCTTTTAGTTAACGGCGAGAAAATGTCTAAATCGCTTGGCAATGTTTTTACCCTGCGCGATATAGAGGCCAAAGGTTTTAATCCCCTCGTCTTTCGTTATCTTATTCTTACCTCTCACTACCGTTCCAAACTTAATTTTACATGGGAGTCCTTGAAGGCGGCTCAAAACTCTTTAGAGCACTTGCAGAACTTTGTCATACGACTGCGTACCGAGCGCCACCGAGGTTTAACCTCTATGGCGGGATATCTACGAAAGTTCGGACGGGCGCTGGCTGATGACTTAGACATGCCAGAAGCCTTGTCTGTTGTCTGGGATATAGCGCATAACTACAACAAAAACCCCCGTAGATATAACTCAAAGGAAATTCTTACTCTTCTCTATGACGCTGACAGGGTTCTTGGACTAGGACTAAAAAGTCTAAAGTCAGAAGAAATCCCTGTGAAAATTCTTGCTTTAGTTAAAAAACGCGAAGAATATCGGAAAAACAAGGAGTGGACAAAGGCTGATAGGGTCCGCTCCCGGATTATAACTTGGGGCTATACTGTTGAAGATACACCCATGGGACCTCTGACAAGGAGGCGTTAATGGGCTTTTATACCCCGCCACCTTCCCAGAAAACCTCGTAGGAAGGTGTTGGGGATTTATTCACAACTTTTCCTATTGCCAAAAGTTTTTGGGCGGCGTTAAGCTAAGAACATGCCGGTGTTAGAAAAATCCACAATTTCAACTGAAATACGCATGCCCCCGCAAAATATAGAAGCCGAGATGTCGGCCTTGGGCTCTTTGATGTTAGATAAAGAC
It includes:
- the cas2 gene encoding CRISPR-associated endonuclease Cas2 produces the protein MSRGLGTIQQKVLLLLLGGLALGLSGSPNRYFKILKMIGREWKEIDKHALKRAIQKLYYSRLVQATANKDGSTTLTLSENGKRRALTFKLGEMEIPKPNSWDKKWRVVIFDIPESRKGVRSSLRYQLCRLGFYKLQKSVFIHPYPCSDEVDFIIELYHVRPYVRQLVVEALDNELHLKKIFQLI
- the dnaJ gene encoding molecular chaperone DnaJ encodes the protein MPKDYYKVLGVARNATKDEIKKKYRELAHKYHPDKGGDEARFKELNEAYQVLSDDQKRTQYDQFGQVFTGGQQGGFGFSARGGPASGGEWPGGFRFDFGEGGAGGFADFDFSDVFEDFFGMGSVGTKRRTGERRGRDIKVEERISFEESIMGAKRELELSKLSRCKRCQGSGGEPGAKLKSCPACLGKGNIQKTQRTFLGSFTQVSTCPECNGSGKRPETTCSECRGRGVEQTIERLEVFIPKGVREGEILKITGKGEASATGGIPGDLYIKINIEPHKIFRRQGDDIIMQLPIKLSQAILGDMAEVETIDGAIRLKIPEGTQPGDILKIRGKGAYLSSGYGRGDLLIEIKVEIPKKINKRLKDILQELRKEGI
- the dnaK gene encoding molecular chaperone DnaK, producing MPKILGIDLGTTNSAMAVIEGGEPKIIENKEGNRTTPSIVAISKSGDRLVGLLAKRQAVTNPKNTLFSIKRLIGRKFTDSEVKRDKDWLPYELKESANSGVEIKMAEKWHRPEEISAMVLQKLKQDAEEKLGEKITEAVITVPAYFDDSQRKATQAAGEIAGFKVRRILNEPTAAALAYGFNKKKNEQIVVYDFGGGTFDLSVLEVTEDTIEVKAVGGDTHLGGDDFDQKIIKWIVSEFKKEQGIDLSKDTLALQRLKEAAEKSKHELSTTPESELNLPFITSDESGPKHLVMKFTRAKLEELVQDMIDRSMQITKQVVADSKFKLNDIDEIILVGGQTRMPAIIEAVKKLFGKDPNRTINPDEVVALGAAVQAGIMQGEVKDVLLLDVTPLSLGIETLGGVMTKIIEKNTTVPTAKSQIFSTAADNQTSVEIHVLQGEREMAHDNKTLARFILDGIPPSPRGLPQVEVTFDIDANGVLSVRAKDKATGKEQSVRIEASATLSKEDIEKMKKDAELHAEEDKQKRELVDARNTADTLIYTSEKSLRDAGDKISKDTKEDLEAKIKTLREVKDNDNLDAIKRYSQELSSSLQKIGETLYKQTDQKTDSNNVKEADYEEKEGNENNQS
- a CDS encoding nucleotide exchange factor GrpE, producing the protein MDEKNNEELELIPDEEGETPELQQKLKKIKAELKKCEAEKKEYLEGWQRAKADYINYRKEEGKRFEDMAHFVTAGLIQEILPVLDSFDLAMSHGLPPETEKGILLIRSQLLDVLKKRGLDTMDMKIGDDFNPAEHESIGELESGIPPGKIAEEVQKGYLLRERVLRPARVRLSKTRLST
- the purB gene encoding adenylosuccinate lyase; protein product: MTALWSDQNKFTAWLTVELAVIEAREKLKLIPDGTFKRIKQQAVFSLWKIEEYEKRTSHDLIAFVESVSEHLEEELQKYFHYGLTSYDIEDSARALLVRRGFEIIFEGIEKVAQALEKKARLYKAVPMIGRTHGQHAEPITVGLKFLCWYDDLIRQKKFLHLAYDEMAYTKISGAVGIYGSGLAPELEWQTLRLLHLFPARTSRQIILRDRHAHVLNALASLAGVLENIFLNIRLLAQTEVGEFREVFQKGQKGSSRMPHKRNASIRSEQLDGLSSVVRGYAGIMLEHIKTWGERDISHSSVERIIVPDAFQLVHYMLKTLEEIVTDLEVNQEKITNNLLLTQGIIFSPEVRDLLLTFGFNSETAYLISQQDALRAVTEGQSYLSVLLGDERIPSELKTGELQKIFDLKSKLRHVDDIFARFGL
- a CDS encoding magnesium transporter CorA family protein, whose product is MAEDINELRSRFPQIHPLVLEELETLTIRPRVENYDHHIYMVLHFPSFIEEHKKTVSYEVDFILMADTLITVQYDDIPTLEGFWHECEEEKNAGDQYGKSPIHLLYYLLRQFFAFSLRELDQIQAHIDSMEEKVFADREKEILEDISILKRNVLDFRRAVKPQHLTLESLVLQGTQLYGEKVKPFLTDLVGEYLKVWNLLENHKETLDALYDTNNSLLASKTNEIMRVFTILAFISFIPTAIANIYGMNIVRIPLSDQPNAFWNILGLMILTTGAVYAVLRWRKLV
- a CDS encoding cysteine--tRNA ligase; its protein translation is MIKLYNTLTRKKELFRPLRKEWVGLYTCGPTVYNFAHIGNLRTYIFEDVLRRTIEYAGYKVRHVMNITDVDDKIIRDAKKAKKTIFEFVKPYEKAFFEDLKKLNIEKAWKYPKATKHITEMVRLIASLLKKKLAYQVDGSIYFDISKFKTYGRLSRLSHRELKAGARVDSDEYTKHDVQDFVLWKEKKAGEPSWKAVFSAGGPAFAKATAGRPGWHLECSAMSMKYLGPTFDIHAGGVDLIFPHHENEIAQSEGATGKKFVRFFVEGEHLLVNGEKMSKSLGNVFTLRDIEAKGFNPLVFRYLILTSHYRSKLNFTWESLKAAQNSLEHLQNFVIRLRTERHRGLTSMAGYLRKFGRALADDLDMPEALSVVWDIAHNYNKNPRRYNSKEILTLLYDADRVLGLGLKSLKSEEIPVKILALVKKREEYRKNKEWTKADRVRSRIITWGYTVEDTPMGPLTRRR